A stretch of Trichomycterus rosablanca isolate fTriRos1 chromosome 3 unlocalized genomic scaffold, fTriRos1.hap1 SUPER_3_unloc_1, whole genome shotgun sequence DNA encodes these proteins:
- the LOC134304393 gene encoding uncharacterized protein LOC134304393 — MAEDDQLIRSTETFQKLYTTKWSELISHTALGTLNEAKFNKPSTLPFTHDVQLLHKHLETAAAGASENLKKMPSTQSYAELAKTTLARIINRRRAGEVSKMHLKSFPGRDNTLLHKDVAVGLSKFKQKLCSHFSRVEIKGKRRRKVAVLLAPDMVDALTLLVSQRKACGVQDANCYLFARPSCLSHYRGQDCLRLYAIQCGAQNPDHLRSTHLCKHVATLSQILHLKNNELDQVADFLGHDIRVHREYYRLPEATPQLAKISKLLLAMEKGCLPDLQGKSLDDIEIEGFQKTQTDTNSAAGDFNGISYSVIFIDFFFCLFVFNFLLFLFFFKSRCLFKKYLVL; from the exons GCTAATCTCACATACAGCTTTAGGCACACTAAATGAAGCAAAATTCAACAAGCCATCAACCCTGCCTTTCACTCACGATGTTCAGCTTCTTCACAAACACCTGGAGACAGCAGCAGCTGGAGCATCTGAAAACCTGAAAAAGATGCCATCGACACAAAGCTATGCAGAGCTTGCTAAAACTACACTTGCACGAATAATTAACCGAAGACGTGCTGGAGAAGTCTCCAAGATGCATCTAAAAAGCTTCCCAGGAAGAGATAACACTCTTCTCCATAAAGATGTCGCAGTTGGCCTTTCTAAATTTAAACAGAAACTCTGCAGCCATTTTAGCAGAGTTGAGATCAAAGGCAAAAGGCGGCGCAAGGTTGCTGTCCTTCTCGCACCAGACATGGTAGATGCTCTGACTCTTTTGGTTAGCCAAAGAAAGGCGTGTGGGGTTCAGGATGCCAACTGCTACTTGTTTGCCAGACCCAGCTGTTTGAGTCATTACAGAGGCCAGGACTGTCTGAGACTCTATGCAATTCAGTGTGGTGCTCAAAATCCAGATCATCTCCGATCAACACACTTGTGTAAACATGTGGCCACTCTCTCACAAATtcttcatctaaaaaacaatgAATTGGATCAAGTTGCAGACTTTTTGGGACATGACATTCGTGTGCACCGTGAATATTACAGGCTTCCAGAAGCAACACCTCAGTTGGCTAAAATATCCAAACTCTTACTGGCCATGGAAAAAGGGTGTCTCCCTGATCTACAGGGCAAATCACTTGATGACATTGAGATTGAAG GCTTTCAGAAGACCCAGACAGATACAAACAGTGCTGCTGGAGACTTTAATGGTATTTCAtattctgttatttttattgatttttttttttgtttgtttgtttttaattttttgttgtttttgtttttttttaaatcaaggtGTTTATTCAAAAAATATCTTGTCTTGTAA